The following proteins are encoded in a genomic region of Penaeus chinensis breed Huanghai No. 1 chromosome 10, ASM1920278v2, whole genome shotgun sequence:
- the LOC125029871 gene encoding mucin-2-like: protein MQSSQESPAPPIDQHSTVPYINSTCSYSNHHQPQLHPLPAPADAVTPYLPHAPPTEPPSPTTTKHHNSQQPPLYKQPPATLPTPLQETTTPAAAPRTTPPTTIIIPSHQCTTSTTATSTSNPNHTPSHQPPPLHDPEHHPASSTVQGLTHEHTEDHPNITRRTFTDFHHIYRPELSALQNQKFMVPFSADVCEEQACSTHHIRLNQHAPTPTQRTNTSTYRLQQQHKIFNKQNHSSKTSEHQNQPQNHHHRILLKQAPSPTLTSHLAPRNPHTCTTTTQPQTSQDRAPPITQTDSAPPEAVHRNPCISKVDLAPRYFSVDTLEAQDTCTTDMHSTQGPRRRDARYPTP from the exons ATGCAAAGCAGTCAGGAGTCTCCAGCTCCACCAATCGACCAACACAGCACCGTACCCTACATTAACAGCACCTGCTCATACAGCAATCATCACCAGCCGCAGCTCCACCCTCTACCAGCACCAGCTGACGCAGTGACCCCATACCTACCCCACGCCCCACCAACAGAACCCCCTTCACCTACTACAACTAAACACCACAATTCACAACAACCACCCCTCTACAAGCAACCTCCAGCAACCCTCCCCACACCACTACAAGAAACAACAACGCCCGCCGCCGCACCCCGAACTACACCACC CACCACCATAATCATCCCTTCCCACCAGtgcaccaccagcaccaccgcAACCTCAACCTCCAACCCCAACCACACCCCCAGTCACCAACCGCCCCCCCTCCACGACCCCGAGCACCACCCAGCGTCGTCTACAGTCCAAGGTctcacacacgagcacacagaaGATCACCCAAACATCACCCGCCGAACGTTCACCGATTTCCACCACATATACCGCCCTGAACTATCAGCCCTTCAAAATCAAAAATTT ATGGTACCATTTTCGGCCGACGTCTGCGAGGAACAAGCGTG CTCGACACACCATATTAGGCTCAACCAGCACGCACCCACCCCGACCCAACGAACAAACACCTCCACCTACagactacaacaacaacataaaatattCAACAAACAGAACCATTCTAGCAAAACCAGTGAGCACCAAAATCAAccccaaaaccaccaccaccgGATCCTGCTCAAACAAGCTCCATCACCCACCCTAACCAGCCACCTCGCCCCCCGCAACCCACACACGTGCACAACCACCACACAACCGCAAACCTCCCAAGACCGCGCGCCGCCAATCACCCAGACAGACTCA GCCCCGCCAGAAGCCGTACACCGGAATCCTTGCATCAGCAAAGTCGACTTGGCGCCGCGCTACTTCAGTGTCGACACATTAGAGGCCCAGGATACTTGCACCACTGACATGCACTCAACACAGGGGCCACGGCGTAGAGATGCGAGGTACCCTACACCTTAA